A genomic region of Xanthocytophaga agilis contains the following coding sequences:
- a CDS encoding GMC family oxidoreductase, which yields MNLSIDSKKKNTYDVIVIGSGISGGWAAKEFCEKGLKTLVLERGRDVRHITDYTTAMSNPWDFPHRGRSTVVSETTNPIVNKCYAFEEATEHFFVKDNEHPYIQEKPFDWIRGYQVGGKSLIWARQTQRWSDFEFEAPTRDGFAVDWPIRYKDLAPWYSYVEKFTGISGNRDGIANLPDSEVLPPFELNCVEKHIQQKVKEHYHDRQVIIGRCAHLTQSNEIHTQQGRGQCQARHLCYRGCPYGGYFSSNSSTIPWAAKTGNLTLRPHSVVHSIIYDEQKQKATGVRVVDADSKEMLEFFADVIFVNAACLNTNLILLNSTSSRFPNGLGNDSGLLGKYVAFHNYRGSLTATFEGYQNQYYYGRRPTTAFIPSFRNVFKQETDFLRGYMIAFSASRAGWHQGGQEGFGVDFKEKITQPGGWGVYMMMQGETVPREHNHVRLSKNQKDAWGIPQLITSIEYDQNDEKLLQDFLIQGTEMLEKSGCKNISPYDSGQAPGLDIHEMGGVRMGKDPKTSLLNEWNQLHYCKNVYVTDGACMTSVGNQNPSLTFMALTARAVNHAIQK from the coding sequence ATGAATCTCTCTATCGACAGTAAAAAGAAAAACACCTATGATGTGATTGTAATCGGCTCAGGAATAAGCGGTGGCTGGGCAGCAAAAGAATTCTGCGAAAAGGGGTTAAAAACCCTGGTGCTGGAACGTGGTCGCGATGTCAGGCATATTACAGACTATACAACAGCCATGAGTAATCCATGGGATTTTCCACATAGAGGTCGTTCTACTGTTGTTTCAGAAACGACAAATCCAATTGTCAATAAGTGTTATGCATTTGAAGAAGCTACTGAACATTTTTTCGTCAAAGACAATGAACATCCCTATATACAGGAAAAGCCGTTTGACTGGATTCGGGGCTATCAGGTAGGAGGAAAGTCTTTGATCTGGGCGCGCCAAACACAACGCTGGAGTGACTTTGAATTTGAAGCACCTACCCGCGATGGCTTTGCAGTTGACTGGCCTATCCGATATAAAGATCTGGCTCCCTGGTACAGCTATGTAGAAAAGTTTACAGGTATTAGTGGTAACAGAGATGGAATCGCCAATCTGCCAGATAGTGAGGTTTTACCTCCTTTTGAATTGAATTGTGTAGAAAAACACATTCAGCAAAAAGTAAAAGAACACTATCATGACCGTCAGGTAATCATTGGTCGGTGTGCACATCTTACCCAATCCAATGAAATTCATACACAACAAGGTCGGGGACAATGCCAGGCAAGGCATTTGTGTTATCGGGGATGTCCATATGGAGGTTATTTCAGCAGTAACTCTTCAACCATTCCCTGGGCGGCCAAAACTGGTAATTTAACTCTAAGGCCTCACTCAGTCGTCCATTCTATTATCTATGATGAACAGAAACAAAAAGCTACAGGCGTGCGTGTGGTAGATGCAGACAGTAAAGAAATGCTTGAGTTTTTTGCAGATGTGATCTTTGTGAATGCAGCCTGTCTGAATACCAATCTGATTTTACTAAATTCTACATCCAGTCGATTTCCCAATGGGTTAGGTAATGACTCGGGGCTTTTGGGAAAATATGTGGCCTTCCATAATTATCGGGGTAGCCTTACAGCTACATTTGAAGGATATCAGAATCAATACTATTATGGCAGACGCCCTACTACCGCATTTATTCCATCCTTCCGAAATGTATTCAAACAGGAAACAGACTTTCTACGAGGTTATATGATTGCTTTCTCTGCCAGTCGGGCAGGATGGCATCAAGGAGGTCAGGAAGGTTTTGGAGTCGACTTTAAAGAAAAAATCACACAACCAGGTGGCTGGGGAGTCTATATGATGATGCAGGGTGAAACTGTACCCAGAGAACATAATCATGTGCGACTGAGCAAAAATCAAAAAGATGCCTGGGGTATTCCACAACTTATTACCTCAATAGAATATGACCAGAATGATGAAAAACTTCTTCAGGACTTTTTAATACAGGGTACTGAAATGCTTGAGAAGAGTGGTTGCAAAAACATCAGCCCGTATGATTCCGGACAAGCACCTGGGCTAGATATTCATGAAATGGGAGGTGTACGTATGGGCAAAGATCCTAAGACATCTTTGCTAAATGAGTGGAACCAGTTGCATTACTGTAAAAATGTATATGTTACAGATGGAGCTTGCATGACTTCTGTCGGCAATCAGAATCCATCCCTGACATTTATGGCACTTACAGCCAGAGCTGTAAACCATGCTATCCAAAAATAA